Part of the Leptodactylus fuscus isolate aLepFus1 chromosome 6, aLepFus1.hap2, whole genome shotgun sequence genome, AAGGCCAAACATGGAGCAGGCGCAGTATACAGATGTTACAAGCGATGGTGGTGATAGATGGTGCACAACCCTATTTAAAGAACATTATCCCAGGGCTTGAAATTCACTTACCTGATCAGAGTTTTTGTCCAGGCTGGCTCTGACTCCGGGTCACATGATCAGCCTCTATCCTCAAAGTCACTCTGCCCAGTCTTTCCTCTCATTTTCAAAGGTCATTACCCTGGTATGAGGTCTGGCTGCCTATAGTAAAGCcaacccccatagcacaggtagaaCTATCTGCACAAAGAGGAGAAGAGATAGGAAGCGGAGTGACTTTGGGGACAAagactggttctgatcatgtgaccttaAGTCGGAACAAGTCTTTAACCCCCAGGACCAGCTGCAATAACACCCGGACCAGGTAGGTTAATTTCAAGTccgtggataactcctttaagaaaTCAACATTTCCTATCTCAGTAAATTAGGGTCAATGACACAGCAGGGCGATTAACATATCAGTAAATTTTGGAAGGAAAATGAAGTACCTAATGCACCACAATGCAAAACACACAATCTCCATGTAGATGTCGTCCTTACTTGAATTACACCCTGAGACcacctataaggctaaggcctaaTTCACACAATGATGAAAAACAGCTGTCATACAGCCATTTTTAAAACAAAgagtaagacctggttcacatatgcgccAAACGAaaatctaatctgcataaaaaagcggttactttaggaaacccacTGACCCtataagactataatggggtccgtgtggtttccgcacaaaaaaatgcagagagaaaagtgactgcagcgcttttctctctgaatttttcatgcagagaggggaacggaaaggccaaacacagatgtgaaccgggcctaaatagTCACATgtccggttttgttttatcaacaTGTTCTATCTTTGTTTTTTGTGATAGACCCAACAGAACTAACCGTGTCTGTTTTCAATGGCTGTAAAAATGGACGTCCGAGTTACAAGAGCAAAGTTACAAGGTTGGCTGGGTCAAGGAAAACATAAACCCAGAAACAGTGAAATTCTGTCAGCCATCAAAAAAAGGAAAATTGTACATGGAACGAATACAAAACACCCAATAAAAAGGACCAATTTGTTTCTCGCAGCCAAGAAATGGACAGTCATGTGACTATAGCCTAATACAGAAATGGTACAGAGCAGTTACCTGATTTTTCATTCTTTAATGCCCGAGCCAAGATCATGGCTGACACTCGAACTGAAGCTTTAAAATGTATTGTATAACTAGGTCCCTGGTTAAAAAATGCTGTAGACGGTGCCCCCTGTTGGTCACTTCCAGAGGACGATTTCCAAATAGCTTGCACTGTATCCTTCAGCGAAGTGTGTGATAAACCAGAGCAATGTGCAGCCACGGGGTTTAGACGCAGGCAATGCAATATGTCAATAACGTGCTCCTGTACAGGTATACAGATTCCATGTTTGTACGAGGAAGACGTGTGTCGCTGTAGAGGGTTAgcaaatccctttaaactgtaaGACAAGGAGCAACATATTCTAATAGGGAAATCAAATCGGTCTGAATCTTCTCCATTTAAGGGGAAAGCAAATTCTTTCGTCTCCCCGGGTTTTAACAACAAAACAGGAAAAGAATAAGAAGTGATTGGGTCAGTACTTATGAGGACACACAAGGTCCAGCCGTGCTCCAAGACAAAGTCACTCTTGTTTTCCAAACTACAGCATGCGGTCATATAGGATTTCTGAAGCATCTGGGTCCATGACACCCGGATGTCACATGTGACTGGACGAGTCGTCCTCTGCCCAGACAGCAACGCTTGGCTCAGTGACATCACCTGGTTGAGCTTTGTTAAGGATTTGCTCTTCTCATCCGAAAGGATCTTCAACGCAGAGAATCTAAAGAATAAGAAAGAGGAAAAGTTTTGAATATATAGACATTTACACATTACACAGGCAttgctaatagtgttatatatgttGTCCTGTCCTGAATAGCTCGAAATATagcaaaatattacaaaaaaaagagTTTTGTGCCATTTTACCTGCTGCAGCGATATATTCTGGATTGCAGATGGCTGTGATATAAGAATGTTGTCTGCACCCATACTGTGAAGATATCTGTGTACTCAGATTATGCTGCTCTGCACAACTTTAATACTTCCATGTTCTGTCTGCAGTAAACCTTATGTGCAGCAGGGGGCAGAACAGAGCCTTACATAAAATTCCAAACATGGAGGATATATACATGTGCTTATTATATTCCCCTCAATGACTGTACATTCTGCTACAACAACATAGGGACGGTCACACTAGCTTGTTCTGGTTCCTAAAAAGGAATAGGCGGACCACTCAAATGTGGGTTACACACGGTgtccgacagaccccattgatcACAATGGGGGCCGGTGAATGGTTGTCTTTTTCAGCCGCTGATCTCAGGCAGATATTGCGGCGCCTCCAGTGCAGAGGTTAACCTTGCCTTAAATGGCCAAAATTTATTAAGCTGTTTACGGCAGATTTCGGCTGCTAAAATGTTTTGTGTCATCACTTGGGACAACTTACAATTATATTTTGTGTTCTCATTGCTTGGCAAATTTGGAAGGTGCTGAGAAAACAAGGCAaggccttcaaaaaaaaaaacacaaactatCTGCAGAAACTGTAGAAATGGCGCAAATTTTATTTCACAATTGTAAGATAGCTGAGAATTTGCCTAGAAATATATTCGGCGCAAGTCATGGCATCTGCCTACATAAAACACACCAGTGTTAGTAAACGTGGGTCAGTAATTGTGGATCTGGATGAAAGGAGAGCAAGTCCTCTCTGTTATGCTGGATGACCCGACTCCACTGTATAAGAGAACAGAGAGGGCAAAATGGGGTAGGGGAAGGTTTAAATGGAGCAGGGGAATACAATCCGTACCTATGCCTTTCTTTATCCCTCCAGATCATGGTTTAtacaatgtttttgaaaaaaataaaaaaaatggagtaGGGGTAGGGTAAAACTTCCTGCAGGAATTCTGTGCGTTAGATGTgggacatagagatgagcgagtacatttgagcgaatacctccgccgcatagttcttggtgtaaaaaagcgccggggaaggtgggagggacaaCAAATttatactgcccctcccaccttccttggcacttttttttacaccaagaactatgcggcggaggtattcgatcgaatatactcgctcatctctagtgggaaaCAAAGGTTTTCGTGCAGTACTgaagccgtttcgaatagcacacttccatagaaatgaatggaagcggcacgcagactttgccggcggctggccactTCACCGCCCGCGtgtcggctatgtccattcatttctatgggagcgtgctattcgaaacagctgtttcgaatagtgttcgctcatctctaaacacgcTCATCTCTGTGTGAAGCCCGGGGAGGTACTATTGCTCCATTCCAATATTTTATAGGAACTGTAACAAAAATATTGTAACCCCCTTGGGCTGCCACTGGGACACACTCAGACTGTACACTAGGGGGTGTGCATGAAACCTCAGACTAAGCCTACGCTTTATGGAAATGCAGCTAATATaaattactgcaaaaaaaaaaaaaaaaaccagaacaaaaacaattacatttttcactgtttttccacaaaatttttcatttacgtaaaattgacatgttgcttttttgaaaatgcagcattgTTCTCCTCATCgtatagatcagtggttcttaaccttgtttgaggtaccgaacccaccagtttcatatgcacattcagcgaacccttctttagtgataaatcaaatatgattttttttccaaattcaagacataggtatatgtttttttactggtacacaaaatgaaccgtgcatagggcctagggttggatcgaaccctggttaagaaccactggtatagATACAATAGCACAAAATCTCATTCGCTTTGCTGGTACagtaaatgcagcatttttctccGCAACAGCCAAAATGCTCGATTTTCACAATctctggccttagcctaaatgtctcTGTATTCTTCTCTTGGTTTTACATttagactaaggctaggttcacgctaAAATTAAATTACATGTGGACCCCGACAGACCCTgatgactataatgggttctgatGGGTTGATTTAAAATTGAAACCTACAGTGAAAAAAGTCCTCAATGCATGagactccgacgcagatgtgaacatagccttaataaGAAATAGCAATGACTAATGGGGTAATTGTTTGATCCAATATAGTAGGAATGGCGGATTTACTAAGTTTTAGACAGAGAAACAGGCTAGAAAATCTTAAACTGCGCCAGattatcaaagtgtctgatggcgtttgataaatctggcatattgttagattgtctagtctaacattagttaaggggatatcgtcactccttagggagagaccaccatgtaggtgtgtggagtcttattaagccatatgcgctccactgagggatcatgggaagaatatgcgaatctgtcttccatgatgtaaataggaagacagtgcctcaatcatgcagcccactagggggcgatcCCTTTAACAGGGATccagagatccaaatagatcgaaacagctgtcctcggctgagactgtacttggtaaaatcccacatcattgcagcaaaggcttctggagAGGTCAGGCATGatattaaagggagcgccccctagtgggctgcatgactgaggcactttctttctatttacatcatggaagacagattcgcatattcttcccatagtctaaCATTACGCCACTTATTAGTTGGTTTAAAAGTAGCTGGTGCATTTTCGGTGCACAGAGTTTCAACTTAGACCAAGCCCCATTTTTGTACAAGTTGTACAGGTAAGACTATTTTCTGgtgcaaattacaccagaattctgacgcattttgcttaataaatctcTCCCACTGTATCACCCAAAGAAAATGGAAGGTACATACTAATACTGGTGTATCTGCAATTTAAAATATGACTCCAGAATAAAAGCTGTGAAATTTGGTTCAACTCTGACACCCATAAAAGTCTTGAGCTTTGGTGCTAAATACCCTAGACACAGAATAAATAGACGGGGAAAGAAAGAGATAGAGGTAGGTAAGTAGGTAGATAGAAAAACTGGAGGGCTCCCGACAAAGCGAAAATAGATTGTTCCTTTATTCACCCATGCTATATATTACAAGCAATGTTTCAGCACATTTATTGTCTTGACATTTTCTGCCCACCTTTCAGACACGGAGCCAATTCCAGAGAGCAGCTCTTTGATCTTCTGTCCGGCATTCACAGAGCTCCATCCACGCTGCTCATCTTTGCTTCCTTTCTGATTTAACTTGCAGAGCATAAGGTGTCCCCTCTTAGACAAGGCAACTAGCTGAGTATCTTTCAAGAAAAAACAAGACATTACCTAGAGAATATTTATAAATGTAAGAGcatgtgcacacgatgtaacgcggcgctcattctgacatgtaaactcgtgtcagagtcaacgcttcaaaacagaatcccattgacttcaatgggttccgtcttatgcgcactacacattgaaatcaatgggaagcattttaactgattgatttcaatgtgtagcgcgcgttaaacggaacccattgaagtcaatgggattctgttttgaagcgctgactctgacatgagtttacgtgtcaaTATGAGCACCGCGTTACGTCGTGTACACAGGCCCTGAGTCTGTATTAGACTGTCAGATATCAGCCCTGAGTGAGCAATGTACAGTCAGAGGGGGAGACTTTCCACCCACCCTTGTTaatagacaaaaaaaatatatatatcacacacaatgaccACAACACATCCGTAACAAGCCCTACAATAAACTTAGCATGTTACTTATTCAACAGGATAAATCCcataaaccttaaagggatcctatcattggatacccttttttttctgactaacatgtaggaatagccttaagaaagactattcttctcctacctttagacgtcttctccgcgccgtcgttcggtatacatcccggttttcttcggtatgcaaatgacttctctcgcagcactgaggtcGTCTCCAGCTCTCCAgctatgcctccatcttcttctggaccgCCTTTTCCCTGTATCTTCTTCTTggcaaatggccacttacacagcttactgagtaagcagccattttcttggggccactggcatgtgcagtcgtctctgcccgaggcctagaaaactGAAACCCAGGATCGAAGAaggcacagggagaggccgttccagaagaagatggaggcagcactggagagctctcttgcagcattggggaccgcccacagtgctgtttgagctctgaggaccgcccccagtgctgtgagaaaactcatttgcatcctgaagaaaaccaggatttctaccgaacggcggtgcagagaagacatctaaaggtaggagaagaatagcctttcttaaggctattcctacgtgttagtcagaaaaaaagggtatccaatgataggacccctttaaaatgaagatgccagaattgatgttttctgttcatctcacctctcaaaaacaaaaagcaataaaaactgatcaaaaactcttatgtacccacaaaatacaaagtCTAAGTAAAGCTTCAAATGCAGAGAGAGATAAAATGTCACTGGTGTAAAATGCATCAGATCCCCAGCTAGATTGTAGATTGCCCTTGTAACTTACCATCCAATGAGGACACATGCGATAATGCGGCTATCATGGGTATATTGTGATGCAAGGAAGACACTGTGGCCTGCGCCATGTTGCTCGCTGCCTCTTTCTCCAGGTGTGGTATGGTCACATAGAGGAGATCGCTGGATGTGCAGCAGAAGACACCAGACATGGAGTAGGAAGTACAGGTCACAGGAGCAGGTAGTCTATAATCTTTATATGTACAGGACACGGCATCTGGATTCTCCCCACATGTCATGGACACTATAAGGCCCTTTTGGCCAACAAGCAGTAAACAGTCGCAGGCTTTATTTTCCATAGGCGGTTGCTCACTTGCAAGGTCACTCGGTACCATCCTTATGGCTCCAATAGAAACCACGGGCTGTTCCAAGTGATATAGAAGCTTTGCTGAGCCTTGGGCCGTGCATGGCTGATGTAGGGCTGCACTATTCAATGGAAAGCTTACAACCTGACCATCTGGGAACCCACAAAGGATCATGGGAGAATCCAACATGGCAGCATCAATTCCAAACAGCTTAGTGAATAACGCCGCCTCCAGAGCCAAGTTACACGGCACATCACTGCTAATAGCTTTTTCTTTCCACAGAGAAACAGAAATGAGTACGGGGTGCGGATCGCCGCTGTTTATTCCATATCCGTGAGAAAACTTAACGTCTTTGGACACGGATGTGATAGGGTTTTCATGGTTTATGGATTCCTTTCGAAGAACTGTTATCTTCCATTTGTCCTGCTGTGCGGATACCACGACAAGAAGCTCATTGACCACTGTGAACGAGCAGAGAGATGGATCTAGCAGAAGGCCAAAATTGGAGCCTATGTGGCATATAGTCATGCCTCCTCTACTGACGGCAGAGCTTGGATCCAGTAACAACCTTAggtgaaaaaaaagcaaataaaattatgTTCAGTAGTGATGGGGATTGTACGAGTACACGAAAGATCACAAGCTCATCATCAGAAGGACAAATATCACAAGCACAGGTTTCACTACATTTTTTTCTGGAAGGGTATATATATTATCATCATTTCTGAGGAGTATTTTTTGCTTGAAAGGAGCACAAAGGCCTAATAATGCCAAGCGGGTGGTTTATGTGGTGccacatataaagttacagtccaaTACGGCATTATATCGTGTGGGTTAATGTGGGAGTGTGAACAGAGGAAGGTTAATTTTAAGGATTCTAACTACAGTATGGACGAGTTTACATTAGgacttgtgataggcttgtctgataagatgtgtctttagtttgcacttgaaactgtagaaattgggagttaatctgattgtccggggtagagcattccagagaagtggtgcagctcgggagaagtcttgtatacaagcgtgggaggttctgataataggggatgtaagtgttaggtcattgagtgaacggagaacacaggttaggcggtagacagagatgagggaggaaatgtagggaggtgcggcattatggagagccttgtggaggaggaggataagtatatattgtattctatattgaataggcagccaatgtagtgactggcacagaccagaggcatcgctgtagcgtctagactgataaatgagcctggccgctgcattcagaatagattgtagaggagagagtttagtgaggggaagaccgattagtaaggagttacagtagtcaaggcgagaatgaatcagagagacaataagtgtctttagtgtatctccggtaaggaaagggtgtattctggagatgtttttgaggtggaggtgacatgaacgtgtgagtgattcaatatgaggggtgaaggaaaggtctgcgtcacacatgaccccgaggcagcgggcctactgcctaggagttatagtaaggcctgagactgcaatggatatatcagggacagatctattagatagtggaaacagtagtagttcagtcttggagagatttagtttcagatagagtgaggacatgatattagagacagcagagagacagtcactggtgttctgtattagtgcaggggtgatgtcacgagaagatgtgtataattgggtgtcatcaacataaagatggtacctgaagccaaatctggcaatggtttgtccaatgggggctgtgtaaagagaaaagaggagggggccgaggaccgagccctgaggaaccccaactgcgagggaaagagggaaagaaacagagcccgcaaatgatacactgaaagtgcggtctgagagataagaggagaaccaggagagcgcagtgtcattgaggccgactgagcggagcatagtgaggaggagatgatggtcaacagtgtcaaatactGCTGAGAGATTCAGAagaataagggagcgttcacactactgtcggtgtccgacatgtagtgtccgctcctagtgtccactcaaaatctgtcacggacactagatgtgtccgtgacacctgtcattcacttgaatgggaatcgggtgcgttcttttgcactccgtgcccgtccttccctgtccgcaagagaagatgtccgacttctcaagcggacagaggaaccctgcatgcagggtttttctgtccgcttgagaagtcggacatcttctcttgcggacagggaaggacgggcacggagtgcaaaagaacgcacccgatgcccattcaagtgaatgacaggtgtcacggacacatctagtctccgctcctagtgtccgtgacagattttgagcggacactaggagtggacactacatgtcggacaccgacggtagtgtgaactcccccttagaagagagaagtcaccattggatttagccattaggagatcattggcgacttttgtgagagccgtttcagtagagtgcagagcgcggaaaccagattgaaaggggtcaagcagagagatagcggattaaacaagaatagaccaggcgttccaagagtttggagatgaaggggaggttagagacaggtcggtAGTTAGGAGCATAGGACAGGTCAAGGGAAGATTTTCTCAATAACGGGGTTATGACAccatgtttgaaagaggatgggaagattccagaagagagaaagaggtgaaatattttagtaaggtaaatcgtgacagcaggggacagagattggagaaggtgtgaggggaaggggtcactactgcaggttgtagggcgagatgaaggaAGTAGCcaggagacttcctcttctgtaacaggttcaaaacatgagacattttgatcactttttataaaatttttcaggGGAAGGCAAGAAAATATTGATCTTTTTTACTTCTATGCTGTTCACTGTATGGGACAAACATTTTTATAGTTCAAGCATTTCCGGGCATGACATTTTTACTTGTGCTCTAtagaaggggggtgatttgaattcataaattgtattatatatctattagattttttttttttctgaggaaGCAGATATGATTACGACCTAGGTGCCATGGTTATTATTCACCACGCCAACTAAGAGGGTAATGCAGTAGCGCTGTTTTTGGAGGACTTCCCTATATCCACTGCTGCAGCGTTCGGTGGGCTTGACACGTCACTGAAACAGAAGTGATATTTACAGTTGTGACATGACTGCATTATGTGAAGAGATTTTATCTCACATTTATCACTTGTCAAGGATTTACACTACTTATAACGTGAGTGACAATATTATAGACCATCGCCTGCCATAACACAACCAGGGTATCATAGAAAGGGTAAAATCATCTTGTACTATTCTGACAGGTTCTGATCAGCTCAAACTAAGGACATGTATCAGACAGCAGTGACCTGAATAATACGCCGGCTCACCTTCTCCGCTCGTCCCACTCCAGAAGGTATAATCCATTCCTGGCACAAAGGACATAAAGCTGCTGTGATCCTGCTGAAAGTTGTATGTGCCAAACGTCAGAAGGAAAGTGATAGGTAGTCTAGGAAGTAAGAATAAAGTCGAATTTTAATGAATCATATCTTAATCGGAATTATCCTACCATTCTGTGTATATAGTTTGCATCTCCATGGATATGGATACGGTCTGACCATGGAGTTGTTCAATACACAGAATACAGTTTCTCACCATTACTTGCTTCTTCTCCATGCTGTAGACATACACAAATCTGCTTCCGTTACAAATATAGACGTCTGTGTTCCTATAGATGATCTGTGCTTTTGATTTGGACAGACCTCCATTTGGACCCTGTAACGTGACCAAGTGCTCAACTTGAGACATTTTGGAATGGCTTGAAGCTCAAAAATGAGACCTAAAAAGATACAGAGAAAATCAATGAGGTAAGCACAGGGTTATGATCAGTATGTCTCTCATGGGTACATTAGGATCACAAAAATATGTCGAAGCTTATTAAAAAGGGGTCAGCCCAAAAATTTAGAGGACCAATCAAACTAATGGGAGCCAATCTGCAGTTACCCAGTCTGGCTACGACAATGAGGATGGAGCCGTCTGCTTCTGTACTCTATGTAAGTTCTGGCACCCTGCTATGAACAGTTGGCTGGTAGGAAGgtggggtgtcagaccccaagagagcttatattgatgacgtatcctaaAGAAagcatttagccccagttgaagGAGCAATGGCGTCTCCTGACCATAACTACAGGGCTGATCTGGGTACTCCAGGCCCCAGCAACTCTTACAGTTTCTGGTCCAcggtgtatcacatgaccaacaAGTCAGAGAGGAGCCACATTATGGCGGCTCCCATAGTGGTCAGTTACGTAGGAACGGTTTATTACTGTAGTTAAAGCCGACTCCACACCTATTCAATAGCTGAaggggaaaatgaagagaaatctaGGCAGATGTCCGTCTGAAACTCGTCTTCATTTTCGGTCACGTGAATGGCCCCTTAAAGGGAAaaaccattaaaactctttttttttctagataacacgtcggaatagcctttagaaaggctattcgtctcctacctttagatgtgatctccgccgcgccgttcgttcgaaataccagtttgtaccggtatgctaattagttctctcgcagcgatgggggagggccccagcgcaggaaatgtgatgggggcgtccccattgctgctcgaaaaccgactccagcgccgcctctgtcttcttctgaatcctccccttccttcctcgGCTTGACATCGGACACctacgcagtacgctctgttcggcgaacttgcggtgtcggcactatggccgcgggcatgcgcagtacgttcggcaacgttcgccgaacagagcgtactgcgcaggcgtccgacgtcaagccgaagaaggaaggggaggatgcagaagaagacagaggcggcgctggagtcggttttcaagcagcaatggggacgcccccatcactgcgagagaactaattagcataccggtacaaatcggtatttcgaacgaacggcgcggcggagatcacttccaaaggtaggagacgaatagcctttctaaaggctattccgacgtgttacctagaaaaaaaaagttttttaatggtagaatccctttaaggttgtcCAAGGCTaaggtttttatggcctatccttaggatgggctACAAATACTTAATGGATCAGTGGATGGCCGACAGCCAGTGCCCACATTGATCAACCTCCGGCGCCCATCCTATATAAAAAATGAGGCCATAATAAGAAAGCTGTGTGCCCTGTATAGGGTCCAGGCGCCCTTACTGCAGCTTAGTTCCCACTGACTTCAAAGGGCGCTGAGCTGCAGTGACAGAGCCCGGTCACCATACTACGGTAGCATCAATCAATCGCCATATTGTTATACAATAAAATGGTAATTGATTGATACTACCTAGTGTGAAGTTCAGCTCTAGATTACAAGACAggttgggaccctaacttcacAGTTTGGAACAACTACTGTATCCCTATACATACTACGGTAGTAGTTCCATACAGCAGATCGTTCCGTAGCCCATACGGCAACCACAGCTGATCATCGGAGATGAGGAGGGTCTCCATTTTAACGCATAGTTACCAACAATATTCTGGGGGGCTTTAGCTCCTCCCATAACCTAATGGAGGACAGCCTTTTCACACATAGGAATGCCCAAAAACTGCCcacaacttttctctccaccggtaACCCATTTTGAAacaacggacaccattatagtcaatggggtccacgagTGTCCATGTGCAGCCACTAAACCATGAGTCTGGCTCTCCTTCATTCGGGTCCCCTGATGGACCCACTGACAGAAAGACCGGCCCAAAtttgaacttagccttaaagggattctaccattaaaacaacttaattttctaattaccacgtctcctacctttagatgtggtctccgtcgcgccgttccttataaataccggtacttaccggtatgctaatgaggtatcggcagcaatgggggcgtccttcttcttcatctgctgcctccccttgtctgtcgtcttctttcttcgtcatgtctggcgcctgcgcagtcggctctgacagtagagactctgttagagccgactgcgcatgctcagtaaggtccgtacagccctccgacgcctggatgagttcactcgcgcgtcggagggctgtacggaccttactgagcatgcgcagtcggctctaacaggctctctgctgttagagccgactgcgcaggcgtcagacatgatgaagaaagaaaacgacagacaaggggaggaggcagatgaagaagaaggatgccctcattgctgccgagacctcattagcataccggtaagtaccgg contains:
- the FAAP100 gene encoding Fanconi anemia core complex-associated protein 100, producing the protein MSQVEHLVTLQGPNGGLSKSKAQIIYRNTDVYICNGSRFVYVYSMEKKQVMTTYHFPSDVWHIQLSAGSQQLYVLCARNGLYLLEWDERRRLLLDPSSAVSRGGMTICHIGSNFGLLLDPSLCSFTVVNELLVVVSAQQDKWKITVLRKESINHENPITSVSKDVKFSHGYGINSGDPHPVLISVSLWKEKAISSDVPCNLALEAALFTKLFGIDAAMLDSPMILCGFPDGQVVSFPLNSAALHQPCTAQGSAKLLYHLEQPVVSIGAIRMVPSDLASEQPPMENKACDCLLLVGQKGLIVSMTCGENPDAVSCTYKDYRLPAPVTCTSYSMSGVFCCTSSDLLYVTIPHLEKEAASNMAQATVSSLHHNIPMIAALSHVSSLDDTQLVALSKRGHLMLCKLNQKGSKDEQRGWSSVNAGQKIKELLSGIGSVSERFSALKILSDEKSKSLTKLNQVMSLSQALLSGQRTTRPVTCDIRVSWTQMLQKSYMTACCSLENKSDFVLEHGWTLCVLISTDPITSYSFPVLLLKPGETKEFAFPLNGEDSDRFDFPIRICCSLSYSLKGFANPLQRHTSSSYKHGICIPVQEHVIDILHCLRLNPVAAHCSGLSHTSLKDTVQAIWKSSSGSDQQGAPSTAFFNQGPSYTIHFKASVRVSAMILARALKNEKSGRSLCSVVLHWLLSEVLVKELDVHEVRGVTPDGKEFCLQVQEEPVSDLSSEGSIPAVEVQILSSHLHVVASLHLAVISRFKLLLQQHEPNNECQSPDLDLGKVQQLFSARERLLKEVKNLRERLGVDEDIISSAAAQRLLHIYRDLRDPGLLFI